The Trichocoleus sp. sequence GTCTTCTCCAGGAACAGTCTTAATATCTAGGGGTTGCGGCTTCTGTGCTTGATGAGGATGGTCAGATCCTGCATACACTTTAAGCTTTGTGAATAGCTGCCGCCCCAGGGAATTTTTAGGCAGCATTCCTTTAACTGCTTGCTCAATAATGCGTTCAGGTAAACGCGCCTGTAATTGAGTAAAAGTTTCAGTCTTCATCCCACCAGGACGACCTGAGTGGCGACGATACAATTTCTGACTCCGTTTTTTGCCCGTCACATCAACTTTGTCTGCATTAATTACAACAACAAAGTCGCCTGTATCAAGGTGAGGCGTATAAATCGGTTTATTTTTACCACGCAGAACCGTTGCAATTTCAGTAGCAAGTCTACCTAAGCGCTGGTCTGCGGCATCAACTACATACCAGTTCCGCTCGATCGATCCATGTGGAGGGAGGTAAGTTTTAGTCATGACACATTAGCTATCCTTATCATACGAGAGAGAAAAATTGTCTGGCTTATTGCATCTCAAATTGCACAAGTGCTTGCTACATTAGGTAGAACAAATTTCGGTTGGGTATCGAACCAGATTTCTGGAGGAAAGGGAAATTCTGGATAACCAACTCGCAGCAAACATAAACCTTGGGGTGGAGCTGCATACTTAACAAGGTCGCGCCTCTGCCCTTGCCAAATTTCTGTGAATTCCCTAGGAGTTCGTACTCCGCTTCCGACCTCTACTAGCATACCGACAAGCAGTCGCATCATGCCATATAGGAAGCCACTTGCCTGCAATTCAACTTGGATGAATGAGCCTTGCCGGATACATTCTGCGACCTGAACATCCACCCATGAATGGGCTCGACTTGACTGTGCCCGGTGAAATGCTGCTAAATGTTGTCGACCTAAC is a genomic window containing:
- the rplM gene encoding 50S ribosomal protein L13 translates to MTKTYLPPHGSIERNWYVVDAADQRLGRLATEIATVLRGKNKPIYTPHLDTGDFVVVINADKVDVTGKKRSQKLYRRHSGRPGGMKTETFTQLQARLPERIIEQAVKGMLPKNSLGRQLFTKLKVYAGSDHPHQAQKPQPLDIKTVPGED